A section of the Cololabis saira isolate AMF1-May2022 chromosome 16, fColSai1.1, whole genome shotgun sequence genome encodes:
- the LOC133462829 gene encoding dr1-associated corepressor, which produces MPGKKRKYNVRFPPSRIKKIMQKDPEVGRMAMSVPVIISRALEMFLVSLLSKTCLITESKLSGTVSVNHMRQCIESERLFHFLKDMVEGATATAAQKDNQGMSMWPLYRNKMLDAPVRKPPEPEETVPQRSHNPRENDSSSSESEQLYICL; this is translated from the exons atgcctggaaagaaaagaaaatataacGTACGGTTCCCTCCT AGTCGCATCAAAAAGATTATGCAGAAGGACCCGGAGGTGGGAAGGATGGCGATGTCTGTTCCTGTGATCATCT CTCGGGCTTTGGAGATGTTCCTGGTTTCTCTTCTCAGTAAAACCTGCCTGATAACTGAGTCAAAGCTCAGCGGCACGGTGTCCGTGAATCACAT GAGGCAGTGCATAGAGTCAGAAAGGTTGTTCCACTTCCTCAAAGACATGGTGGAGGGAGCCACAGCTACGGCAGCCCAGAAGGACAACCAAGGCATGAGTATGTGGCCTTTATACAG GAACAAAATGCTGGACGCTCCTGTCAGAAAACCACCTGAGCCAGAAGAGACGGTGCCACAGAGGAGTCATAACCCACGTGAGAACGACTCAAGCTCCAGC